Below is a window of Enterobacter kobei DNA.
TCGGTACGCGTGTTATCGATCAGGGCACCGGCGAAACCATGGGCGACATGACGAAACACGGTCAACGTCTGATGGTCGCGAAAGGTGGCTGGCATGGCCTGGGTAACACCCGTTTTAAATCGTCTGTTAACCGTACGCCGCGTCAGAAGACGATGGGTACGCCGGGCGAGAAGCGTGATATTCAGCTGGAACTGATGCTGCTGGCGGACGTGGGTATGCTGGGTATGCCGAACGCCGGTAAATCCACCTTTATCCGTGCTGTATCTGCGGCCAAGCCGAAAGTGGCGGATTATCCGTTTACCACCCTGGTGCCAAGCCTCGGCGTGGTGCGTATGGATAACGAGAAGAGCTTTGTGGTGGCAGACATCCCTGGCCTTATCGAGGGTGCTGCGGAAGGCGCTGGTCTGGGTATTCGCTTCCTGAAACACCTTGAGCGTTGCCGCGTACTGCTTCACCTCATCGACATCGATCCGATCGATGGTTCCGATCCGGCGGAAAATGCGCGCATCATCACTGGCGAGCTGGAAAAATACAGCGAAAATCTGGCTGGTAAGCCGCGCTGGCTGGTCTTTAACAAGATCGACCTGATGGACAAAGCGCAGGCAGAAGAAAAAGCGAAAGCTATCGCCGAAGCGCTGGGCTGGGACGACAAGTATTACCTGATTTCTGCCGCCAGCCAGCAGGGCGTTAAAGACCTGTGCTGGGATGTGATGACCTTCATCATCGAGAACCCTATCGTTCACGCTGAAGAAGAGAAGCAGCCCGAGAAAGTCGAATTCATGTGGGATGATTATCATCGCCAGCAGCTGGAAGAAGTGGAAGCTGAAGAAGACGACGAAGACTGGGATGACGACTGGGATGAAGAAGACGACGAAGGCGTCGAGTTTATCTACAAGCGTTAAGACAGACTAACCGTCTGACAGTCAAAAGCCCGGTTCGCACGATGCGACCGGGCTTTTTGTTTAGTTGCTCTGGTAGATATCTTTGTACAGACGGCTTTCAAAGCGCACCAGCGGGATGCGACGGTTACGCTGATCAGAAGGTTCAACGGCATAGCCGGAAAGATACTGCACGAACGCCATGCGTTGACCGCTGGCGGTGGTAATAAAGCCTGCCAGATTGTAAACGCCCTGCAGGGAGCCTGTCTTCGCCGACACTTTGCCGTCCACGCCCGCCTGATGCAGACCCGCGCGGTACTGCAATGAGCCATCGTAGCCTGCCAGCGGTAGCATGGAGATAAAGTTAAGCTCGGTATCATG
It encodes the following:
- the cgtA gene encoding Obg family GTPase CgtA, with the translated sequence MKFVDEATILVVAGDGGNGCVSFRREKYIPRGGPDGGDGGDGGDVWLEADENLNTLIDYRFEKSFRAERGQNGQSRDCTGKRGKDTCVKVPIGTRVIDQGTGETMGDMTKHGQRLMVAKGGWHGLGNTRFKSSVNRTPRQKTMGTPGEKRDIQLELMLLADVGMLGMPNAGKSTFIRAVSAAKPKVADYPFTTLVPSLGVVRMDNEKSFVVADIPGLIEGAAEGAGLGIRFLKHLERCRVLLHLIDIDPIDGSDPAENARIITGELEKYSENLAGKPRWLVFNKIDLMDKAQAEEKAKAIAEALGWDDKYYLISAASQQGVKDLCWDVMTFIIENPIVHAEEEKQPEKVEFMWDDYHRQQLEEVEAEEDDEDWDDDWDEEDDEGVEFIYKR